From Triticum urartu cultivar G1812 chromosome 2, Tu2.1, whole genome shotgun sequence, a single genomic window includes:
- the LOC125535060 gene encoding scopoletin glucosyltransferase-like — translation MDASMAPTKGDEQPPLRMLFFPFLLPGHLIPMADMAALFAARGVRCTILTTPLQASTIRSIVDRANTSLGSVDVVVVPFPDVGLPPSAESGTGLTSKDYNDRFLQTAELLREPFRRFLSDHHAEIDAVVSDGIFHWSVDEAAEHGFPRITFLGTSMFARSCTEAMLCSNPFEACSDDPAAVVSLPGLPHPVVELRGQLMDPVKRSHEWALFQLIHAADRRSYGELFNSFHELEPAYAEHYRATLHRRAWLVGPVALASGSGKDVASRGAIAGTLSPEAIGCLRWLDKKPASSVVYVSFGTMTSFSPEQTRELARGLDLSGKNFLWVITNGSAAAASVDICMPDGFPTAHRGYVVHGWAPQVLILNHPAVGGFMTHCGWNSTLEAVSAGVPMVTWPRYADQFHNEKLVVEVLGVGVSVGAEDYATWMETHRVITGQVIAESIRKVMKEEGNGDMIRKRAEELRAKARAAVEKGGSSYDDVGQLMEELIARRCSGRKAGG, via the coding sequence ATGGATGCATCCATGGCGCCAACGAAGGGTGACGAGCAGCCCCCGTTACGCATGCTCTTCTTCCCGTTCCTCCTCCCTGGCCACCTCATCCCGATGGCCGACATGGCCGCGCTCTTCGCCGCCCGTGGCGTTAGGTGCACCATTCTTACCACGCCCTTGCAAGCTTCGACCATCCGCTCCATCGTCGACCGTGCCAACACTTCCCTAGGGTCGGTGGATGTCGTCGTTGTTCCTTTCCCAGACGTTGGGCTTCCCCCCAGCGCCGAGAGCGGGACTGGCCTGACATCCAAGGACTACAACGACAGGTTCCTTCAAACGGCGGAGCTGCTCCGGGAGCCCTTCCGCCGCTTCCTGTCCGACCACCACGCCGAGATCGACGCCGTCGTCTCTGACGGCATCTTCCACTGGTCCGTGGACGAAGCAGCGGAGCATGGCTTCCCGCGCATCACGTTCCTCGGCACCAGCATGTTCGCCCGTTCCTGCACTGAAGCCATGCTCTGCAGCAACCCGTTCGAGGCGTGCTCCGACGACCCAGCCGCCGTCGTCTCCCTGCCAGGGCTGCCGCACCCGGTGGTTGAGCTGCGGGGGCAGCTGATGGACCCTGTGAAGCGGTCACATGAGTGGGCATTGTTCCAGCTCATCCACGCCGCGGATCGGCGGAGCTACGGCGAGCTCTTCAACAGCTTCCACGAGCTGGAGCCGGCCTACGCCGAGCACTACCGCGCCACACTCCACCGCCGAGCCTGGCTTGTCGGCCCGGTTGCGCTCGCAAGCGGCAGCGGGAAGGACGTGGCGTCAAGAGGCGCCATTGCTGGCACGCTCTCGCCGGAGGCCATCGGGTGCCTGCGCTGGCTCGACAAGAAGCCGGCCAGCTCGGTGGTGTACGTCTCCTTCGGCACAATGACCAGCTTCTCGCCGGAGCAGACGCGGGAGCTCGCCCGCGGCCTTGACCTCTCGGGCAAAAATTTCCTGTGGGTCATCACCAATGGCAGTGCCGCTGCTGCATCAGTGGATATATGTATGCCAGACGGGTTCCCAACTGCGCACCGTGGGTACGTCGTCCATGGCTGGGCGCCGCAGGTGCTCATCTTGAACCACCCCGCCGTTGGTGGTTTCATGACGCACTGCGGGTGGAACTCCACGCTGGAGGCCGTGAGCGCCGGCGTGCCGATGGTGACGTGGCCGCGGTACGCCGACCAGTTCCACAACGAGAAGCTCGTCGTGGAGGTACTCGGGGTGGGCGTCAGTGTTGGTGCCGAGGACTACGCAACATGGATGGAGACCCACCGGGTCATCACCGGCCAGGTGATCGCCGAATCCATCAGGAAAGTGATGAAGGAGGAGGGCAACGGCGACATGATACGAAAGAGAGCTGAGGAGCTCCGCGCAAAGGCGAGGGCCGCGGTGGAGAAAGGCGGGTCGTCGTACGACGATGTTGGGCAGCTCATGGAGGAGTTGATCGCCCGCCGGTGCTCCGGACGTAAGGCGGGTGGATAA